A single region of the Syngnathus acus chromosome 6, fSynAcu1.2, whole genome shotgun sequence genome encodes:
- the LOC119124856 gene encoding ethanolamine kinase 1-like — translation MKTSDELLHIDVHVDQSEDRTSVLDLFRTLRPHWRPQDIRMKTFTEGITNQLLGCSVDESDCVLVRVYGQRTELFVDRQREMEMFRLLHAHGCGPQIYCSFRNGICYQFVPGDVLEDKLLFQPSIYRLIATEMARIHSIRPAGAHPPERLLWTKLSRLLTLLEDSSKSSTFNPQLPGLARLSAEAESLERHLSSLGSPTVLCHNDLLTKNIIHDRQQGKVRFIDYEYAEYNYQAFDIGNHFNEFAGVQDVDYSRYPSRSLQSDWLEAYLLSYKHCTGQDVSVTRDEVTRLYVQVCKFSLVSNFFWGLWAILQSHYSSIDFDFHRYAMARLNRYFEKKEEYFLME, via the exons ATGAAGACCAGCGATGAACTTCTCCACATTGACGTCCATGTGGATCAAAGTGAAGACCGCACCTCCGTCCTGGACCTCTTCAGGACGCTGAGACCTCACTGGAGGCCACAAGACATCCGAATGAAG ACGTTCACCGAGGGCATCACCAACCAACTGCTGGGATGCTCGGTGGACGAGTCCGACTGCGTGCTGGTACGAGTGTACGGTCAACGGACCGAGCTCTTTGTGGATCGCCAGCGGGAGATGGAAATGTTCCGCCTCCTGCACGCTCACGGCTGCGGCCCGCAGATCTACTGCAGCTTCCGCAACGGCATCTGCTACCAGTTTGTTCCTGGAGACGTGCTGGAGGACAAGCTGCTTTTCCAGCCCTCCATATACAG ATTGATTGCGACGGAGATGGCGAGAATCCACTCCATCCGTCCAGCAGGCGCTCATCCCCCCGAGCGTCTACTGTGGACAAAGCTGTCTCGTCTTCTCACGCTCTTAGAGGACAGTAGCAAGAG TTCCACATTCAACCCTCAGTTGCCCGGCTTGGCGAGGTTGTCGGCGGAGGCGGAGTCACTGGAGCGACACCTCTCGTCATTGGGCTCGCCCACCGTGTTGTGCCACAATGATCTCCTGACCAAAAACATCATCCATGACCGCCAACAGG GGAAGGTAAGATTCATCGACTACGAGTACGCCGAGTACAACTACCAAGCCTTCGATATTGGCAATCACTTCAATGAATTTGCTG GCGTTCAGGATGTGGACTACAGCCGCTACCCAAGTCGCAGCCTGCAGAGCGACTGGCTTGAGGCCTACCTGTTGAGTTACAAACACTGCACAGGGCAAGACGTCAGCGTCACCCGAGACGAGGTGACGCGTCTCTACGTACAAGTCTGCAAGTTCTCCTTG GTATCCAACTTCTTCTGGGGTTTGTGGGCAATTCTCCAGTCTCACTACTCCTCCATTGATTTTGACTTCCACAG GTATGCCATGGCGCGACTCAACCGCTACTttgagaagaaagaagaatattttttaatggaatGA